A segment of the Zalophus californianus isolate mZalCal1 chromosome 3, mZalCal1.pri.v2, whole genome shotgun sequence genome:
CGGGCGGGTGGCTGCCTGTGCGTTTGGGGTGGCTTGGCTCCCCGCCGGCCGCGCCTGGGGCCCCGCAGTGACCCTTCTGCCCCTTGTGTCTCCCCGCCTGGCAGGGTCAAGCACAGATGGCAGCAGCGCCGGACATTCCGGGAACAATATCCTCGGTTCCGAAGTGGCCTTATTCGCAGGGATTGCTTCAGGATGCATCATcttcatcgtcatcatcatcacgCTGGTGGTCCTCCTGCTCAAGTACCGGCGGAGGCACAGGAAGCACTCGCCGCAGCACACGGCCACGCTGTCGCTCAGCACGCTGGCCACCCCCAAGCGCGGCGGCAACAACAACGGCTCGGAGCCCAGTGACATTATCATCCCGCTGCGGACTGCGGACAGTGTGTTCTGCCCCCACTACGAGAAGGTCAGCGGGGACTACGGGCACCCCGTGTACATAGTCCAGGAGATGCCCCCCCAGAGCCCGGCCAACATTTACTACAAGGTCTGAGACTCGGCGGTGCCTTGGCTTTCCCGGAGGAAACTTCCTGACCCGCTGCCGCCCGAGGAGGGTTTGATGACCCCCTGTGCCTCGACTGGACTGGAGCACAGCGGGGGAGCGGGAACGCCGCTTCTCGGAAGAGCCCCGTTGAGTTGGACAGCTGACCTCGTCTGTAGCGCCCCGGCCGTGGTGGAGACAGACGCTCGCCGGCAGCCGGGAGCCGGGCGCAGGGCGGGGGCCCGCTGCGACTGCAGCGCTcgcctcccacccctccacctccaaGCCATGTGCGGCACTCAGGCCTGCGGGGAGCCGAGGGAGATGGAGCGCCTGGACGGGGGGAGCCGGGCGAGGCGTGGGAGCCTCCCGGGCAGGTGTCCCGGGCCGCCGTGCCCGGAAATGCGGTCTCTGCCTCGGGCGGCCCTCCCGAGGAGCGTCCGGACTTGACACACAGACCTCGGGCTGGGGGAGGCTTGCAAGAGGTCCAGCTTCCAGTCCTCACCGtggcaccccccccacacacacaccccctgccGATCTCTGGCTCCCCCTCCACACTCTGCATCACTGCTGGAACACTCACGTTGGGGGGGTCTCCTGCTCCACGCACCTGCAACCACAGCTACAGCGGAATGGGTAATATGCTTCTCGAAGTTGTGTTTGCTAATAAGGAGCCTTGCAGCCAGACGCCAGGCTGGGCTGGCAGCCGTGGAAGACGAGGAGTTCGTGGAAGGGGGCGGGCCAGGGAAAAGGGCTGTCTGCAAATGCAGTTCAACGCCGCTGCCTCCGAAGCAGAGTCGGGTGGGGGAGAACCCAATTAGGTAGCACAGCACTTTGGTTTGGCTGAGATTTTAAGAGGCAAGTAGGAGACAACAACACCACTCGCAGTGGAGGAGGGTGCCTTTGAAGGAATCCGCTCTGATCACATGGCAACGTGCAGGAAAACCAGAGTCCCTCTTGGCTGGGGAGAACAAAGGGGCATTGCTGGGAGAGGAACAggccaggagggaagggggcagtggGCCGCTGATGACAGATTTGGGCAGGACTGTTGTGGTACTGGCAATAAGATGTACAGCTTCGAAGCTGTAGGAGAGTCGGTCTGCTTTGGATGATGTTTAAAGCAGACTCAGCTGCTATACTGATCACATTTTATTAAACACAGGGAAAGCATTTAGGAGAATAGCAGAGAGCCAAATCTGACCTAGAAGTTGAAAAGCCAAAGGTCAAACAGGCTGTAATTCCATCATCATTGATGTTATTGAGGAATTCTCTTATATAAAAGGTAGGTCAgattccccgccccctccccccccccccagtgcacctgccccgcccccctcccccctggagCCTCCCCGACACTTTGGTTTTGGGAGGTGCTGTGCTGGCCCAGGGAGGGCTACTGAGCGAGGCCACAGCGCGGCTGCTCTGTGTCTAGGTGAAGCACACGGCGAACCTCTTCGAGTCCTTAAGCCGGAAATCGATGATGTCAAGGGGGAGAAGGAAGATAGCACGTATTTATAATAGGTATAGAGAACACAAGGGGTAGAAAGTGAAAGATTTttactaatatatattttaagattgcACACAAATCACACCAGAGGCTGTGAAATTCACTCGTGGCAATTGCGTGGTCCCAACGCTCagtgcttaaaaaagaaaaattggacagctactTCTGGGAAAAACATCATCACTCCCCAAATAACAATAACgagagtaaataaatacaaaaataacccAGTCCTCTGAAGGCATCTCACGGAACCTAGACTAGGAAATGCAAGCCCCAAACACCAGGAAATGGACGTGACCGCACCATATATTGAACAGTGGCAAGATGTCCGGGCATTTCTTCTCTGTGTCGTGTTTCCCCTTGCCTTACGGCTCAAGTGTTCGCTGACACCCAGCGGGTCACGTGGAGGGGCTGTGGCGGCAAGTTCAGCTCCGGCCCCCTCcgctcttccccctccccctcccaggccctTCGTCCCCTCCCTTCTGGGAAACAAAACGAGTAAACAGGAAACCTACTTTTTATGTGCTATGCAAAATAGACATCTTTAACATAGTCCCGTTACCATGGTAACACTTTGCTTTCTGAattgggaggaaaaagaaatgtagcaACAGCATTTTAAGGTTCTCAAACCTCCAGTAAATACCTGCAAAAATGAGTTGTCACAGAAAATTATTCCTTCTCTATTTCCTGAACCTGAAAATGATGTTGGTCCAaagtgcgtgtgtgtatgtgtgagtgggTGAGTGgtatacatgtgtacatatatgtataatatatatctacagtatatattatatatatctatatcataGGTCTGTGGAGGGTTGTCATGGCGACCAGCCACAGTACATATGTGATTCTTTCCAGCACCCTACCCTCTCCTTTACGTGCATCCATGCAAGATTTTCTTGTGAGCCATCAAAAATTAACCTTTaggatgggggagaggggcaaggggaaaaatgggaaatggtctgattttaatgaaatcaaatgTGTGTCTCATCGGTTGGCTACATTTTGGTTCTATGCTAAACTGTGAAATCAGATGAGTTGATGAAGAGTTACCTGCAACCAATTGAAAAGTGTTCTGTGCGTCTGTTTTGTGTCTGGTGCAGAATATGACAATCTACCAACGGTCCCTTTATTTGAAGTTGGTTCAGCTTTGGAAAAGTTACTGTAAATGCCTTGCTTGTATTATCATCCCTAGTCACCTGACTTTGGAATTTGCACCATAATGTTTAAGTGAAGATGCTGTAAATAGGTTCAGATTTTACTGTATATGGATTTGGGGTGTTACAGTAGCCTTATTcacctttttaataaaaatacacatgGAAACAAGACAGAAATGGCTTTTCTTACCCAGATTGTGTATATAGAGCAATGTTGGTTTTTTATAAAGTCTAAGCAAGATGTTTTGTATAAAATCTGAATTTTGCAATGTATTTAGCTACAGCTTGTTAAACGGCAGTGTCATTCCCCCCTTTGCACTGTAATGAGGAAAAAATGGTATAAAAGGTTGCCAAATTGCTGCATATTTGTGCCGTAATTATGTAccatggatatttatttaaaatttcgtTGTCCAATTTGTAAGTAACACAGTATTATGCTtgagttataaatattttttctttattcgtTTTGTTTTAATAGCCTGTGCTAGGTTTTCAGTCCGCTTTACTTCCACGTTGCAGTCAGCCCCCAGAAACGAAACCCGTGAGGTCACATTCCACGTCTGTTTCAAACTgaatttgttcttaaaaaaataaaatatttttttcctatggaaAAAGTGCCTTCaaagttttttcctttccctctttttttcttttcttttttctttcctttttgcttgttattttaa
Coding sequences within it:
- the LOC113920508 gene encoding uncharacterized protein LOC113920508 gives rise to the protein MTPCRPGRGGDRRSPAAGSRAQGGGPLRLQRSPPTPPPPSHVRHSGLRGAEGDGAPGRGEPGEAWEPPGQVSRAAVPGNAVSASGGPPEERPDLTHRPRAGGGLQEVQLPVLTVAPPPHTHPLPISGSPSTLCITAGTLTLGGSPAPRTCNHSYSGMGNMLLEVVFANKEPCSQTPGWAGSRGRRGVRGRGRAREKGCLQMQFNAAASEAESGGGEPN